Below is a window of Gammaproteobacteria bacterium DNA.
CTATTGCACCGCTTCTCCGGCCTGCGCGCCCTGATGGAGGTGCCGTTAAGCGAGTTGGGCAAGGTCAAGGGCCTGGGTACGGCCAAGTGCGTGCTGTTGCGGGCCGCCCTGGAACTGGGCAAGCGTTACCTGCACGCGACCCTGGCCAAGGGCGACGTGCTGGACAACCCCTCCACCACCAAGGATTACGTAAGCCTGCATCTGCGCGGCTATGGCCACGAAGTATTCGCCTGTCTTTTTCTGGACAATCAGCACCGGATCATCAGTTTCGACGAAATGTTCAACGGCACCATCAATAGCGCCAGCGTCCATCCCCGCGAGGTGGTCAAGCGCGCCCTGCGACATAATGCGGCCGCCGTGATCCTCGCGCACAACCA
It encodes the following:
- the radC gene encoding DNA repair protein RadC; the protein is MSSIREWPVSERPREKLLRLGTHSLSDAELLAIFLRSGTRGKDAVELGRELLHRFSGLRALMEVPLSELGKVKGLGTAKCVLLRAALELGKRYLHATLAKGDVLDNPSTTKDYVSLHLRGYGHEVFACLFLDNQHRIISFDEMFNGTINSASVHPREVVKRALRHNAAAVILAHNHPSGAAEPSRADELLTQRLQDALKLVDVRVLDHLVVGDGEVTSFAELGML